The Geothrix oryzae DNA window GACGATCAATTAGGCGAGGTGAATCCATGGCATTCCTGGATCGGATGAAACCGCAGTCGCTGGCCGGAAAGATCCTGCTGGTGGGTCTGGGCCCGCTGGTGATCGTGTTCTTCGCCTCCTGGCTGTTGCTGGTGCCCGCGGTGGAGAAGGGCATCCTGGACGCCCGGAAGGCCGAGCTCCGGAGCCTCACGGAAACAGCCCTGGGACTCCTGGCGGCGCAGGAGGGAGAGGCGGCGGCGGGCGTCATTTCCCGGGAGGAAGCTCAGCGCAGGGCCATCGCCCAGATCAAAACCATTCGCTTTGCCGGAGGCAACTACTTCTATGTCTTCACCCAGGAACCCCGCATCGTCACCGTGCCCATCCGTCCCGAGATGGAGGGCAAGCTGGTGGATGACTACACCGACAAACAGGGAACGCGGATCTACATGGAACTGCGCCAACTGGGACGCCAACCTCAGGGCGGATTCCTGCAGATCTGGTTCGGCAAACCCGGCGTGGAAGGCGTATATCCGAAGCTGAACTATGTGAAGTCCTTCGAGCCATGGGGCTGGAACATCGGCACCGGTGTCTACATCGACGACCTCCAAGCCCAGGTGCGGGGCTTCACCTGGTCCATCCTGGGTGGGCTGCTGGCCCTCTCAGGCGTGCTTTTCTTCGTGGTCCGGAACCTCGCCCGTCGCATGTCCCGGCCCCTGGGTGAACTCGTGGACGGCCTGAGGAACAGCGATCTCACCCGGGAGATCCGCATCGATACCAGCGATGAGATCGGGGAGGCCGCCAAGGCCTTCAACGCCTACAACGCGGAACTCCGAGGCCGGGTGCTGGAGATCTCGGGTTTCTCGAGCCGCGTGGCCTCGGGCAGCACGGAATTGGCCGCCAGTTCCGAAGAGATGACCCGTGCCGTGGACGAGATCGCCAAGGTCAGCGAAGAGTTGAAGTTGGCCGGCGAACGCGTGGCCCGGGCCATGGCCGGGCTGGCCGAGGAATCGGGCCTGGTCGCGAAGCACAGCGAAGAGGGCGGCAAAGAGGGTGCCGCGGCCGTAGCGGAAACGGTGCGCAGCGCTGAGACCGGCGAAGCCGCCGTGCGGGGCATGGGGGAGATCCAGGGGGCCACGGCCCAGATCGTCCAGGCGGTGCGGGTCATCCAGGAGATCGCCCGGCAGACCAACCTGCTTTCGCTGAACGCCGCCATCGAGGCGGCCAAGGCCGGGTCCATGGGGAAGGGGTTTGCCGTCGTGGCCGAAGAAGTGCGGAAGCTGGCCGAGCGGAGCCGCACCTCCGCCAAGGAGATCGAAGAACTCATCCAGCGTGCCCAGGAGGCCGTGTCAGGAGGCGTCACGAGCGTGCAGGGCACCATGCAAAGCCTGGAGGCCATTCGGGAACGCATCCAGGAAGTGGCCAGTCGCGTCTCCCAGATCGGCACTTTCGCGCGCGGCCAGGCCGGCACCAGCGCAGAGGTCACGCGGATGATGGATCAGACCAGTCTCGGCCTCGCCCAGAACGCCACCGCCACGCATGAACTGGCGGCCACCGTGAAGGAGATCGCCAAGACCTCCGAGGACCTCGCCCAGGTGGCCGAAGGCCTCCGGGCCCTTGCGGACAGCTTCCGGCTCTAGGCTTCTTCCTTCAGCGGGATTTCTACCCAGGCCAGGGTGCCGGTGGTGAGGGGCTGGAATCCGATGCGTCCGCCCAGGCGCTCGATGAGGCCCGCGGCCAGGGGCAGCCCGATGCCCAGTCCGCCACGGCGGCGGCGGAGGCTCTGCTCCTCCTGTTCGAAGGGTTTCATCAGCCGCTCCCAGTCGAGGGGCAGGCCGGGACCCTGGTCCTCAATCTCGAAGCGCAGCTGCCAGCTGCGCCCTTGGGGTCGGGCTGCCATCCGGAAGCTGATGGTTCCGCGGTCCGAGAAACCGACGGCGTTGTCTAACAGGGCCTCCAGGGCCTGGGTGAGCCGCGCCGCATCGCAGAGGAGGGGATGGGGCAGGGGGTCCAGGGCCACTTGCATCGCCAGTCCCTTGGCGCGGGCATCCGCTTCGGCGCGGTGGGCCAAGCCGGTCAGGTGGTCTCCGAGGTCCGTGAGGGTTGGACGGAGGGCGAGGGTTCCCTGGCCCAGGCTGGAGAGATCCAGGAGGCTCTGCACGAGATGGCTCAGCTGGGTGGCGGCCCGCTGGGCCTGACCGAGAAGGACCGCCTGTCCGGGCGTGGGATCCAGGTCGCCGAGCATCTGCAGGTGGCCGGAGAGGATCTGCACCGGCGTGCGCAGCTCATGGTGCGCGTTGTCGGTGAAGGCTTCCTGGGCCCGCCGGAGTCGCCGCTCCCCTTCGAGGGCCTTCTTCTGTTCCTGGAGGACGCGGTTCTTCCCCTGGACCACGCTGAAGAGCGCGAGCCAGCTGAGCAGCATCACGACGATCGTCGCGAGGCCGAAGATCAGGAGGAGGTGGACTTCCTGCATAGGAACACCTTGGCCAGGGCGAGCTCGTAGCAGACGATCACGATCCCGTTCACGATCCAGGGAACGCGGACCATCTGGGCCGAGAGGGTGCGGAGGAGGTAGTTGGAAGTGGCGCTGAAGATCAGGGCCGAGGATCCGTAGATCAGGAGCGCGGCGGCCAACCAGAACTCAGGCCGGTCCGGCAGGGACCGGTCGTCCTCGGAGTTGAAGAGCCGCCGGAGTTCGTAGGTTCCCACGCCCATGTAGATGAGGCTCTGAGTCGTCATGAACAGCGCGTTGCGCCACAGCAGGCCATTCACGAAGACGCCCGTCACCGCCGCGGCGAGCCCGACCCCGATGCAGACGAGGTAGAGGCGCGTGCGCCGGGCGCCTTCCTCGGCCGTCCTGGCGAGCGTCCAGAGGAGGCCGGTGAAGATGATGGGCTGGACGATGTGGCGGAACCACTGGTTGTTGTGGTGCGCCATGGCGATGGCGATGAAGATCACGCCCTGGATCAGATCAAGGACTTGGACGCGGAGGAACGGGCGAAGCCAGGGCGGCCGCTGGTACCCGCCGCGGAACCGGCTCCAGGCATAGGCGGCCATCGGCGCCAGGATGGATGGATCGATGATGTAGTGGAGAATCCATCGATGAACGGTTTTGGCATCCATGGGCCGGGATCAGGGAAACTTCGACAGGCGCGAGCCGGCGCAGTCGGGTGGGCAGTCGTGGGAGTTCTGGGCAAAGACGCATGCCGGCGCATCGAGGTCCACGCCCTCCGGGTCCACCGCCACCAATACCATCGTGGGCGATCCGTCTTCGTGCTGAGCCCGGTAGATGCGGATGCCGGCGGCCCCGGGTTGGGCCAGGAGCTGCTCGAAGGCGCTGCGGTTGAAGGCGGAGGCATAGTGGGTTCCGGGGCCGGCTCCGGCCTGAAAAGCCAGGACCAGGCCGGCGGCCTCCTCTCGGCTGATGCGATGGTCGCGGGTGGGATCGAAAGCCTCGGCAGACACGGAGACGCTCCTCGAAACGGGGGGATGGGGCCGGACATGGACATGGCGGAGTCTTCCCATCAGACCCGAAGGCAGGCCGAGCCACAAGGCAGAACTGCGGAATCGAAACCACAGGAACTGCCCTGTTGACGCACGGTTGGCGAAGGTGAACTCGTTTTTATCCGCCCTGGGGGATCGGTGGGTGGAGGTTCCCGATCAGTTGGGCAGATGCGGCCGGGTGAGGTTGCGATGTCCCTCGGCGGTCACCAGCAGGTTGCCCTCGATGCAACGGGGCCCCCTCCGCGAAGCCGGAGGCTGAGTGGGAGCACAGCGCGGGGCGCTGTGCGATCGGGGGGTAGTCCGGATCCGCAGCTCAGTTGGGGAGATGCGGTCGGGTGAGGTTGCGATGTCCGTCGGCGGTCACCAGCAGGTTGTCCTCGATGCAACGGGGCCCCCTCCGCGAAGCCGGAGGCTGAGTGGGAGCACAGCGCGGGGCGCTGTGCGATCGGGGGGTAGTCCGAATCCGCAGCTCAGTTGGGGAGATGCGGTCGGGTGAGGTTGCGGTGTCCGTCGGCGGTGACCAGCAGGTTGTCCTCGATGCGGATCCCGCCGCAGGGGGTGAGCTCATCGATGAGCGTCCAATTGAACTTCGCCCGGTCCTCGCCCGCGCGGAAGGGACGGAGCAGCATGGGAATGAAGTAGAGGCCCGGTTCCACGGTGAAGACCTGCCCCGCA harbors:
- a CDS encoding methyl-accepting chemotaxis protein, which produces MAFLDRMKPQSLAGKILLVGLGPLVIVFFASWLLLVPAVEKGILDARKAELRSLTETALGLLAAQEGEAAAGVISREEAQRRAIAQIKTIRFAGGNYFYVFTQEPRIVTVPIRPEMEGKLVDDYTDKQGTRIYMELRQLGRQPQGGFLQIWFGKPGVEGVYPKLNYVKSFEPWGWNIGTGVYIDDLQAQVRGFTWSILGGLLALSGVLFFVVRNLARRMSRPLGELVDGLRNSDLTREIRIDTSDEIGEAAKAFNAYNAELRGRVLEISGFSSRVASGSTELAASSEEMTRAVDEIAKVSEELKLAGERVARAMAGLAEESGLVAKHSEEGGKEGAAAVAETVRSAETGEAAVRGMGEIQGATAQIVQAVRVIQEIARQTNLLSLNAAIEAAKAGSMGKGFAVVAEEVRKLAERSRTSAKEIEELIQRAQEAVSGGVTSVQGTMQSLEAIRERIQEVASRVSQIGTFARGQAGTSAEVTRMMDQTSLGLAQNATATHELAATVKEIAKTSEDLAQVAEGLRALADSFRL
- a CDS encoding sensor histidine kinase, whose protein sequence is MQEVHLLLIFGLATIVVMLLSWLALFSVVQGKNRVLQEQKKALEGERRLRRAQEAFTDNAHHELRTPVQILSGHLQMLGDLDPTPGQAVLLGQAQRAATQLSHLVQSLLDLSSLGQGTLALRPTLTDLGDHLTGLAHRAEADARAKGLAMQVALDPLPHPLLCDAARLTQALEALLDNAVGFSDRGTISFRMAARPQGRSWQLRFEIEDQGPGLPLDWERLMKPFEQEEQSLRRRRGGLGIGLPLAAGLIERLGGRIGFQPLTTGTLAWVEIPLKEEA